One genomic window of Sporosarcina ureae includes the following:
- the tsaD gene encoding tRNA (adenosine(37)-N6)-threonylcarbamoyltransferase complex transferase subunit TsaD, protein MDKDHYILGIETSCDETAASIVKNGTEIISSIVSSQIQQQKQFGGVVPEIASRLHVEQITLVIEEALNEAKLVPSDLEAVTVTEGPGLVGALLIGINAAKAFAFANQLPLIGVHHIAGHVYANQLIHEMEFPLLALIVSGGHTELVVMKSHGSFELIGETRDDAAGEAYDKVARVLGLPYPGGPQVDRLALASDESIDFPRAWLEKDSYDFSFSGLKSAVINYKHNIEQKGGKINHDHVAAGFQQSVVDVLTVKTVKAAKEYDVKQVIAAGGVAANQGLRNSLTAALEKEGIPFYVPPISLCTDNAAMIAAAGYEMWKSGVRSDSSMNGRPGMSLKSWN, encoded by the coding sequence ATGGATAAAGATCATTATATTTTAGGTATTGAAACAAGCTGTGATGAAACAGCAGCTTCTATAGTGAAAAATGGTACGGAAATTATTTCATCTATTGTTTCGTCACAAATTCAGCAACAAAAGCAATTCGGGGGTGTCGTTCCCGAAATAGCTTCGCGTCTACATGTGGAACAAATTACACTGGTAATTGAGGAAGCATTGAATGAAGCCAAGCTTGTACCAAGTGATTTGGAAGCGGTCACTGTGACAGAAGGGCCTGGATTAGTAGGAGCCCTGTTGATCGGTATCAATGCAGCGAAGGCTTTTGCATTTGCGAATCAGTTACCATTGATTGGTGTGCATCATATTGCAGGCCATGTCTATGCCAACCAATTGATTCATGAGATGGAGTTTCCTTTGCTGGCGCTCATCGTCTCAGGGGGTCATACCGAGCTTGTCGTCATGAAATCACATGGTTCATTCGAATTGATCGGTGAAACGCGTGATGATGCTGCGGGCGAAGCCTATGATAAAGTAGCTCGTGTACTTGGTTTGCCTTATCCAGGAGGTCCACAAGTAGATCGGTTGGCGCTAGCGAGTGATGAAAGTATTGACTTCCCACGCGCTTGGCTTGAAAAAGATTCGTATGATTTCAGTTTTAGTGGACTGAAATCTGCAGTTATCAATTATAAGCATAATATCGAGCAAAAAGGCGGAAAGATCAATCATGATCATGTTGCGGCGGGCTTTCAACAAAGTGTTGTCGACGTACTGACAGTCAAGACAGTGAAAGCGGCAAAAGAATATGATGTGAAGCAAGTGATTGCAGCAGGTGGTGTAGCTGCCAATCAAGGACTGCGAAACTCATTGACTGCTGCACTTGAAAAAGAAGGAATTCCTTTTTATGTTCCACCTATTTCATTGTGCACAGATAATGCGGCGATGATTGCCGCGGCTGGCTATGAGATGTGGAAAAGTGGTGTTCGAAGTGATTCTAGTATGAATGGTCGACCTGGAATGTCATTAAAATCATGGAATTAA
- the rimI gene encoding ribosomal protein S18-alanine N-acetyltransferase — translation MSNEVLFRKMTYEDIPAVAGIELESFATPWTEEIFEHELTGNEYAHYIVADLDGEVIGHCGMWIVLDECHITNVAVLSAYRGKGYGEDLMRQAMELCRLNEVKSMTLEVRVSNEPARMLYRKLGFQEGGIRKNYYTDDHEDGLVMWVEF, via the coding sequence ATGAGTAATGAAGTGCTATTCCGAAAGATGACGTATGAGGATATTCCAGCGGTTGCGGGAATAGAACTCGAATCGTTTGCGACGCCTTGGACAGAAGAGATTTTCGAGCATGAATTAACAGGAAATGAATATGCGCATTATATTGTAGCGGATTTAGACGGTGAAGTGATTGGGCATTGCGGTATGTGGATTGTTCTCGATGAATGTCATATTACCAATGTGGCCGTACTTTCGGCTTACCGAGGTAAAGGCTATGGAGAGGATCTGATGCGCCAAGCAATGGAGTTGTGCCGCTTGAATGAAGTGAAGTCCATGACGCTTGAAGTGCGTGTGAGTAATGAGCCAGCACGGATGTTGTATCGTAAGTTAGGTTTTCAAGAAGGCGGTATCAGGAAAAACTATTATACAGACGACCATGAAGATGGACTCGTCATGTGGGTGGAATTCTAA
- the tsaB gene encoding tRNA (adenosine(37)-N6)-threonylcarbamoyltransferase complex dimerization subunit type 1 TsaB has protein sequence MIWLGIDTANSPLSVAIVKDDVLLIEESSMMKINHSLCAMPAVEEACRKASITPSEIDAIAVSEGPGSYTGVRIGVTIAKTLAWTLDKPLYGVSSLKALAVNGQLFNGLICSIMDARRSNVYTGVYRAKGTELVNVLEDQHCALAELLEKLKEYEETVLFVGEDVKLYESIIREHLGEQAYIASFALNVPRASSAILLAQSENQPETVHTFTPQYKRITEAEANLVKKESSHE, from the coding sequence ATGATATGGTTAGGTATAGATACAGCAAATTCACCTTTATCTGTAGCAATCGTTAAAGATGATGTATTACTTATCGAAGAGTCAAGCATGATGAAGATTAATCATTCGCTATGTGCGATGCCAGCAGTGGAAGAGGCGTGTCGTAAAGCTAGTATTACTCCTTCGGAAATAGACGCTATTGCTGTTTCTGAGGGCCCTGGTTCGTATACAGGCGTTCGGATTGGCGTGACAATTGCGAAGACGCTAGCTTGGACGCTTGATAAGCCTCTTTATGGTGTATCGAGTCTAAAGGCTTTAGCGGTGAATGGACAACTGTTCAACGGTCTGATCTGTTCCATAATGGATGCTAGAAGATCTAACGTTTACACAGGTGTCTATCGAGCGAAGGGGACTGAATTGGTCAATGTGTTAGAAGATCAGCACTGTGCACTTGCAGAGCTGTTGGAGAAGTTAAAAGAGTATGAAGAGACGGTTTTATTTGTTGGAGAAGATGTGAAATTGTATGAATCAATTATTCGTGAGCATCTTGGAGAGCAAGCATATATTGCTTCATTTGCATTAAATGTGCCACGTGCATCTTCTGCTATCTTACTAGCGCAAAGTGAGAACCAACCCGAAACGGTCCATACGTTTACGCCACAGTATAAGCGGATTACTGAGGCAGAAGCTAATTTGGTGAAGAAGGAGTCTTCCCATGAGTAA